Proteins from a genomic interval of Arachis hypogaea cultivar Tifrunner chromosome 10, arahy.Tifrunner.gnm2.J5K5, whole genome shotgun sequence:
- the LOC112718378 gene encoding cell number regulator 6-like, with amino-acid sequence MDERNELHYVKLTRDQSPLEDITPGELNQPIDVPQLAVRKCIECGQPLPESYAPPADEAWTTGIFGCAEDNENCMTGLFCPCVLFGRNVERLNEETPWTGPCICHAIFIEGGAALAAITTIFNGYIDPGTAFLIYEGLLFSWWMCGIYTGQVRQTLQKKYHLKNSPCDPCCVHCWLHWCALCQEHREMKGRLSDNIGSEITIVNPPPIQEMKTTNNANKEKAEPSSTRNNNNDHTGLELQVVNI; translated from the exons ATGGATGAAAGGAATGAATTGCACTATGTGAAGCTAACAAGAGATCAATCCCCATTGGAAGATATCACACCTGGAGAATTGAATCAACCAATTGATGTTCCACAG TTGGCTGTTCGGAAATGCATTGAATGTGGGCAGCCATTGCCTGAAAGCTATGCACCTCCTGCTGATGAAGCTTGGACGACTGGAATCTTTGGGTGTGCTGAAGATAATGAAAATT GCATGACAGGGTTGTTTTGTCCTTGTGTATTATTTGGACGGAATGTAGAAAGGTTGAATGAAGAAACTCCATGGACAGGGCCATGCATTTGTCATGCAATCTTTATTGAAGGTGGAGCAGCTTTGGCAGCAATAACCACAATCTTCAATGGCTACATAGATCCAGGAACAGCCTTCCTCATTTATGAGGGTTTGCTTTTTAGTTGGTGGATGTGTGGCATTTACACTGGTCAAGTTCGACAAACCTTGCAAAAGAAATATCATTTGAAG AACTCACCCTGTGACCCATGTTGTGTACATTGTTGGTTGCATTGGTGTGCTTTGTGCCAAGAGCACAGAGAGATGAAGGGAAGACTCTCTGATAATATTGGCTCAGAGATTACTATTGTAAATCCTCCTCCTattcaagagatgaaaaccactAATAATGCTAATAAAGAAAAGGCTGAACCCTCTTCCACTAGGAACAATAATAATGATCATACCGGTTTAGAACTACAAGTTGTTAATATTTAG